The following proteins come from a genomic window of Paenibacillus spongiae:
- a CDS encoding MBL fold metallo-hydrolase, whose translation MKSKDFTWNVPSETPDISFLNNNSSMPSVTWIGHSTFLIQHSGLNIVTDPVWALQMGFQKRLTNPGIPIADMPPVDIVLISHSHYDHLHMRSLLALKGSKMLIVPVGLADMMRRKGFTSVVELSWWESTTIGGVSITFVPSQHWTRRTLLDMNRSHWGGYVIQSHTERNDTAAEPMPAVYFAGDSGYFDGFKAIGERFDIDIALMPIGAYDPEWFMGPQHVTPEEALRAFIDIGARRFVPMHYGSFRLADDTPREALDRLEAEWDRLGIDEERLVVLPHGRTWQA comes from the coding sequence ATGAAGTCCAAGGATTTCACTTGGAATGTACCGTCCGAGACGCCGGATATTTCTTTTCTGAACAACAATTCAAGTATGCCTTCCGTTACGTGGATCGGCCACTCCACTTTTCTCATTCAGCACTCCGGCTTGAATATCGTCACTGATCCTGTCTGGGCGCTGCAGATGGGCTTTCAAAAACGTTTGACGAATCCGGGTATTCCCATAGCAGACATGCCGCCGGTTGACATCGTGCTCATCTCCCATTCTCACTATGATCATCTCCATATGCGATCTCTGCTTGCTTTAAAAGGCAGCAAAATGCTAATCGTTCCGGTCGGATTGGCTGATATGATGAGGCGCAAAGGGTTCACGTCCGTGGTTGAGCTTTCGTGGTGGGAGTCTACTACGATCGGAGGAGTCTCGATAACATTCGTCCCTTCCCAGCATTGGACGAGACGGACGCTGCTGGATATGAATCGATCCCATTGGGGCGGATATGTCATTCAATCCCACACAGAACGGAACGATACCGCTGCTGAACCTATGCCTGCCGTTTATTTTGCGGGAGACAGCGGATACTTCGATGGCTTCAAAGCGATCGGCGAGCGGTTCGACATTGATATTGCGCTCATGCCAATCGGAGCCTATGACCCTGAATGGTTCATGGGTCCCCAGCATGTAACGCCGGAAGAGGCGCTGCGCGCATTTATCGACATTGGAGCGCGGCGCTTCGTACCGATGCATTACGGCTCGTTCCGGCTGGCGGACGATACCCCGCGTGAGGCGTTAGACCGCCTTGAGGCTGAATGGGATCGCCTCGGCATTGATGAGGAGCGGCTAGTCGTGCTGCCGCACGGTAGAACATGGCAAGCCTAA
- a CDS encoding ABC transporter ATP-binding protein: protein MVQNKQKVTIGQYYELLRRYLLPQKRALIGLALLLFTSIGLQLINPQIIRFFIDTAQSQGELKPLFYAAGIFIGFSIVHQVVSVLATYISENVAWKTTNTLRGDLAEHCLSLDMSFHKSHTSGAIIERVDGDVNALSNFFSSMIIHLVGNILLMAGIIILLFRENWLIGIGMTVFVVFAVYIIQWIRKFAVPVWAKWRQMNAEFYGFIGEQLEGTEDIRANGAEGFVMNRFYALVNRMLPVRMKAFLGFAMMWNTTIIVFAIGNALAFAVSAYLWKSQAITLGTVYLIFYYTELLAKPIEKIRTQMEDLQRADASISRIRELFATPSLIQDGAGAALPEGPLGVEFRDVTFSYDRDVDDTPTLDRLQIALQPGEVLGLLGRTGSGKSTLARLLLRFYDPQQGVIAIGGVDIRQCKLNALRKRVALVTQTIEIMEGTVRDNLTFYDESILDDKILEVLADLGLQEWYEALPGGLDTKLASGGGGLSAGEAQLLAFARVFLTNPGLIIMDEASSRLDPLTEQRIENAIGKLLANRSCIIIAHRLTTVQRADHILILENGSVIESGRRSELAADPGSRFSRMLSTGLEEVLV, encoded by the coding sequence ATGGTGCAGAATAAACAGAAGGTAACTATAGGACAGTACTATGAGCTGCTGCGCCGGTATTTGCTTCCGCAGAAGAGGGCGCTGATCGGATTAGCCCTGCTGCTGTTTACATCCATCGGGCTGCAGCTCATCAATCCGCAGATCATTCGATTTTTCATCGATACCGCTCAATCGCAAGGAGAGCTGAAACCGCTGTTCTATGCGGCAGGGATATTTATCGGCTTCTCGATTGTGCACCAGGTGGTATCCGTTCTGGCAACTTATATAAGCGAGAACGTCGCATGGAAGACGACCAACACGCTTCGCGGCGATTTGGCGGAGCATTGCTTGTCCCTGGACATGTCGTTTCATAAATCACACACATCGGGTGCGATTATCGAACGGGTGGACGGCGACGTGAATGCGCTCAGCAATTTCTTCTCCAGCATGATCATTCATCTCGTAGGGAACATACTGCTGATGGCAGGGATCATCATTCTGCTCTTCCGGGAAAATTGGCTTATCGGGATCGGGATGACGGTGTTCGTCGTATTTGCCGTCTACATCATTCAATGGATTCGCAAATTCGCTGTGCCGGTCTGGGCAAAGTGGAGACAGATGAATGCCGAGTTCTATGGCTTTATCGGCGAACAGCTTGAAGGCACGGAGGATATCCGCGCGAACGGAGCGGAAGGATTCGTCATGAACCGGTTCTATGCGCTGGTGAATCGGATGCTGCCGGTACGAATGAAAGCGTTTCTAGGCTTCGCGATGATGTGGAACACGACAATTATCGTTTTCGCAATCGGGAATGCCCTGGCATTCGCCGTCAGCGCCTACTTGTGGAAGAGCCAAGCGATCACGCTTGGAACAGTATATTTAATCTTCTATTACACGGAACTGTTAGCCAAGCCTATCGAGAAAATCCGAACGCAGATGGAAGACCTGCAGCGGGCCGATGCTAGCATTTCGCGCATCCGTGAGTTGTTCGCCACCCCATCGTTAATACAAGACGGTGCCGGAGCAGCCCTTCCCGAGGGCCCGTTAGGAGTTGAATTTCGTGACGTAACATTCAGCTACGATCGCGATGTCGATGATACGCCAACGCTGGACAGGCTGCAGATCGCGCTTCAGCCCGGCGAAGTGCTTGGTTTATTGGGGCGGACCGGCAGCGGCAAATCTACGCTGGCCCGTCTGCTGCTGCGTTTCTACGATCCGCAGCAAGGAGTTATCGCGATTGGAGGCGTCGATATACGCCAATGCAAGTTGAATGCGCTCCGCAAACGGGTCGCCTTGGTAACCCAAACGATCGAAATCATGGAAGGAACGGTCCGCGATAATTTGACCTTCTACGATGAATCGATCCTGGACGATAAAATATTGGAAGTATTAGCGGATCTGGGACTGCAGGAGTGGTATGAAGCATTGCCGGGCGGATTGGATACGAAGCTGGCCTCGGGAGGAGGCGGATTATCTGCCGGGGAGGCGCAGCTGCTTGCATTCGCCCGCGTATTTCTAACGAATCCGGGATTAATCATTATGGATGAAGCTTCTTCGCGGCTTGACCCGCTAACCGAGCAGAGGATCGAGAACGCGATTGGCAAACTGCTCGCCAATCGTTCTTGCATTATTATCGCGCATCGGTTAACGACCGTTCAGCGGGCCGACCATATTCTCATTTTGGAGAATGGCAGTGTGATTGAATCAGGCCGAAGATCCGAGCTTGCAGCTGATCCGGGATCACGGTTCAGCCGCATGCTTTCAACCGGGCTTGAGGAGGTGTTGGTATGA
- a CDS encoding virulence factor has protein sequence MRLIYIEPTPSPNTMKLNVDEMHPHGRRDTYTAADAASAPESLRGLLAIDGVRRLFRTADFIALDRKPGADWERILAEARTLLQAGEGSEGRSESGQEPAAESFGEAHALVQMYRDIPMQVRVRMGDREVRAAMPAAYAEAVTAAAGATMIRERKLEELGVRYGEPEEIAAEIVKELVAAYPQERLDELVASAIAQGGTASDTNAPAVSVRPEPLTAEQLAERMASPDWNVRYEALSRTTPQPEMLPQLEQALSDDNVSIRRLAVVYLGDLRIPEALPLLFTALRDSSASVRRTAGDTLSDLGDPAAIGPMIESLSDSNKLVRWRAARFLYEIGDESALESLRQAADDAEFEVRLQARMAMERIERGEEAAGSVWQQMTARTRSQDKN, from the coding sequence ATGCGTTTAATATATATTGAACCGACGCCAAGTCCAAATACGATGAAACTCAATGTCGACGAGATGCATCCTCACGGACGCCGTGACACCTATACAGCTGCCGATGCGGCGTCCGCACCGGAATCGCTGCGCGGCTTGCTCGCCATCGATGGCGTTCGCCGCTTGTTCCGAACGGCCGATTTCATAGCGCTCGACCGTAAGCCCGGCGCTGACTGGGAACGAATATTGGCTGAAGCAAGAACTCTGCTGCAGGCCGGTGAAGGATCAGAAGGCCGCTCTGAGTCCGGTCAGGAACCAGCGGCCGAGAGCTTCGGCGAAGCGCATGCCTTGGTACAAATGTATCGGGATATTCCGATGCAGGTGCGGGTTCGCATGGGCGATCGCGAGGTTCGCGCTGCGATGCCTGCGGCATATGCAGAGGCGGTCACAGCTGCTGCGGGAGCTACAATGATTCGCGAACGGAAGCTTGAAGAGCTTGGCGTCCGGTATGGCGAACCTGAAGAGATCGCCGCTGAGATCGTGAAGGAGCTCGTAGCCGCTTATCCGCAGGAGCGCCTCGACGAACTAGTCGCGTCTGCAATCGCACAAGGCGGCACTGCTTCCGATACCAATGCACCCGCGGTATCTGTGCGGCCAGAGCCGTTAACCGCAGAGCAGCTTGCGGAGCGGATGGCTTCGCCGGACTGGAACGTCCGCTACGAAGCCCTTTCGCGTACGACTCCACAGCCCGAGATGCTGCCGCAGCTTGAACAAGCATTGTCGGACGACAATGTCTCCATCCGGAGGCTTGCCGTCGTATACTTGGGCGACCTTCGCATCCCGGAAGCGCTCCCCCTCTTATTCACCGCCCTGCGTGACAGTTCCGCTTCCGTTCGGCGTACCGCCGGTGACACGCTGTCCGATCTGGGTGACCCGGCAGCGATTGGACCTATGATAGAATCGCTAAGCGATTCCAACAAGCTGGTACGTTGGCGCGCGGCCCGATTCCTTTACGAGATCGGGGATGAATCGGCTCTGGAATCATTGCGCCAAGCAGCTGACGATGCCGAATTCGAAGTCCGCCTACAAGCCCGCATGGCAATGGAGCGAATCGAGCGCGGTGAAGAAGCTGCCGGCTCCGTATGGCAGCAGATGACCGCCCGCACACGCAGCCAAGATAAAAACTAA
- a CDS encoding YihY/virulence factor BrkB family protein has translation MANTLHPASKDSRTVTTPNKPENAKITPAPGKRPALGKRTMNFAQSLHCRIQDDEVPAMGAQLTYYLILAFFPFLIFIIAVLSFANLTVSDVIDGIQFVLPEMSTKTIADAFGEIQQSRSGSLLSFGLLVTLWSASNGVSAIIKALNKAYDVEETRPFWKVKAISLIFTIILALVIVFSMVMLIFGRVIGNMLYRWTHLPGNIDVVWGIAQFALPILIMAFVFTALYMFIPNLRITFREAVPGALFATIGWIVTSLLFSFYVNNLGSYSKTYGSIGGIIVLLTWLYLSSIIVVLGGEINAVLHFDKNGKRKENCKQFSIPLPFFRKDKKP, from the coding sequence ATGGCAAACACCTTACATCCTGCAAGCAAAGATTCCCGTACCGTTACAACGCCAAATAAGCCCGAAAACGCTAAGATAACCCCTGCGCCGGGCAAGCGTCCTGCTTTGGGCAAGCGAACCATGAACTTCGCTCAAAGCCTCCACTGCCGGATTCAAGACGATGAGGTTCCGGCAATGGGCGCTCAGCTCACCTACTATTTAATTCTGGCCTTCTTCCCGTTCTTAATCTTCATCATTGCTGTCCTCAGCTTTGCCAATTTAACCGTCAGCGATGTTATTGACGGGATACAATTCGTGCTACCGGAAATGTCGACCAAAACCATCGCCGATGCGTTCGGGGAAATCCAGCAATCCCGCAGCGGCTCCCTGCTCTCCTTTGGTTTGCTCGTCACCCTGTGGTCGGCTTCAAACGGCGTAAGCGCGATTATAAAGGCGCTCAACAAGGCTTATGACGTCGAGGAGACGCGTCCATTCTGGAAGGTAAAAGCGATCTCGCTGATCTTTACGATTATCCTCGCGCTGGTCATCGTATTCAGCATGGTGATGCTGATCTTCGGCCGCGTCATCGGAAACATGCTGTACCGCTGGACACATCTGCCGGGTAATATCGACGTCGTATGGGGCATTGCGCAGTTTGCGCTGCCGATTCTCATTATGGCCTTCGTTTTCACTGCGCTCTATATGTTTATACCGAATCTGCGCATAACCTTTCGGGAAGCAGTCCCGGGTGCGCTGTTCGCGACGATCGGATGGATTGTGACATCGCTGCTTTTCTCGTTCTACGTCAATAATCTCGGCAGTTACAGCAAGACATACGGGAGTATCGGCGGGATCATCGTCCTGCTCACTTGGCTTTACCTATCCAGCATCATTGTTGTGCTCGGCGGTGAAATCAACGCCGTGCTGCATTTCGATAAGAACGGCAAACGGAAGGAAAACTGCAAGCAATTCTCTATTCCGCTGCCATTCTTCAGAAAAGACAAGAAGCCATAG
- a CDS encoding serpin family protein, whose translation MHSKTLCIGMRTAAALLAIMILVMTVGCGNDSKKLTFTNSDVNVRQIQAYNKFSLQMTEQLLQEARGDNVFVSPLSMTFALSLAMNGAGGNTLKEMKAALQTDDIALEAINQGSQVLRHLLEQSDPEVELDIANALWLRKGISLNEAFVEQNKRYFDAQIHELDFSAESAVHTINKWVKKQTRKKIDRILESSIPDQTRLLLMNAIYFKAGWQKAFEADATHDAPFRLMGGSTVTVPMMRQTDNFEYLNGGGRYEAIRLPYSQGTWNMIIVLPGEEVTLDELEAELLRKPEMWRSGYTEGKGIIELPRFNITYKAKLNDALQSLGMKEAFASEHADFSGMIKDQSTLFIGNVVHKAFIEVNEQGTEAAAVTSIQMDGSSESPQYDFRMTVNRPFFFAVEEQKTGALVFLGSIKDPTKE comes from the coding sequence ATGCATTCAAAGACATTATGTATTGGGATGAGAACAGCGGCTGCATTACTAGCCATTATGATTCTGGTTATGACGGTCGGCTGCGGTAACGACTCCAAAAAGCTCACCTTTACGAATTCGGATGTTAATGTTCGTCAGATCCAGGCATACAATAAATTTTCACTGCAAATGACGGAACAATTACTCCAGGAAGCCCGGGGCGATAACGTATTCGTCTCCCCCCTCAGTATGACGTTTGCTCTCTCGCTGGCGATGAACGGCGCTGGGGGCAATACTTTAAAAGAAATGAAGGCAGCATTGCAGACAGATGACATCGCCCTTGAGGCTATTAATCAAGGGAGCCAGGTTTTGCGCCATCTACTGGAACAATCCGATCCCGAGGTAGAACTCGATATCGCTAACGCGCTCTGGCTCAGGAAAGGAATCTCGCTTAACGAAGCGTTCGTTGAGCAAAACAAACGATATTTCGATGCCCAAATACACGAACTGGACTTTTCCGCTGAAAGTGCCGTCCATACGATTAATAAATGGGTAAAGAAACAAACCCGTAAGAAAATCGATCGAATCCTCGAATCATCGATTCCTGACCAAACACGGCTTCTCTTAATGAATGCGATTTATTTCAAAGCCGGGTGGCAGAAGGCGTTCGAGGCAGATGCGACTCATGACGCGCCGTTCCGGCTTATGGGCGGATCAACCGTCACCGTTCCGATGATGCGTCAGACGGACAACTTTGAATATTTGAACGGCGGCGGCCGTTATGAGGCAATCCGGCTCCCTTATTCACAAGGCACGTGGAATATGATCATTGTCTTGCCTGGGGAAGAAGTCACGCTTGACGAACTGGAAGCTGAGCTGCTCCGGAAGCCGGAGATGTGGAGGAGCGGATACACCGAAGGCAAAGGCATTATCGAGCTTCCACGGTTCAATATAACTTATAAAGCCAAGTTGAATGATGCTCTCCAATCACTTGGCATGAAGGAGGCATTCGCCTCGGAACATGCTGACTTTTCCGGGATGATCAAAGATCAATCCACTCTATTCATCGGTAATGTGGTGCATAAAGCGTTTATTGAAGTGAATGAGCAAGGAACGGAAGCAGCGGCTGTCACTTCCATACAGATGGATGGAAGCTCTGAAAGCCCCCAATATGACTTCAGAATGACCGTGAACCGCCCGTTCTTCTTTGCCGTTGAGGAACAGAAGACCGGGGCGCTCGTCTTTCTTGGCTCTATAAAGGATCCTACGAAGGAATAA
- a CDS encoding ABC transporter ATP-binding protein — MSTLTFLWKLIMYRPYRYSANAVAWTLIYLAPIAPGLITKQFFDSLTGESAVAYGTWGIIALLLGAAVARVMLIIVGFITDVQFRFRMGMLLRRNVLEHVLKQPGARAIPCSPGEAISHFRDDVDQTEEAVSWSVDSFGMTCFAAVSCFILIRIDAQMTLFVFLPLVLVVTAAQLATSRLQKYRAASREATSKVTGAISEMFGNVQAIQVAGAEHRVAQRFRRLGDERRKTMLKDRLMTEVLDSIFSNSVNLGTGLILLLAAQKMRDGSFSVGDFAVFVYYLTFVTQFITNFGKFLTFFKQMSVALDRLTALLQGASAKVLTVFNPLYLSKGERNARPAKAEGVKLENAISARVDESRLDRIELNGLSYRYPDTGRGIRNINLTLERGSFTVITGTIGSGKTTLVRALLGLLPVTEGTVRWNGRIVEDLGAFFIPPRSAYTAQMPRLYSDTLRNNILLGLSEHDGNLARAIHAAVMEYDVEHLQLGLDTMIGPRGVKLSGGQAQRTAAARMLVRDAELYVFDDLSSALDVETEQKLWDRLFAARGDATCLVVSHRKAALAHADQIIVMEDGRIEAEGTAEQLLQSSDSFRKLWFGEAS, encoded by the coding sequence ATGAGTACATTGACCTTTCTATGGAAGTTAATCATGTATCGGCCCTATCGGTACAGTGCCAACGCTGTTGCATGGACACTCATTTATTTGGCGCCGATTGCTCCAGGTCTTATCACCAAGCAGTTCTTCGACTCCTTAACGGGTGAATCCGCCGTTGCCTATGGCACTTGGGGCATTATTGCGCTGCTGCTGGGAGCGGCTGTCGCTCGCGTAATGCTGATCATTGTCGGTTTCATTACGGATGTACAATTCCGGTTCAGAATGGGCATGCTGCTCAGACGTAACGTGCTGGAGCATGTCCTGAAACAGCCGGGAGCCCGGGCAATCCCTTGCTCGCCCGGCGAGGCGATCAGTCATTTTCGGGACGACGTCGATCAGACGGAAGAAGCGGTGAGCTGGTCCGTTGATTCGTTCGGGATGACCTGCTTCGCAGCCGTTTCCTGCTTCATACTGATCCGGATCGACGCACAGATGACGCTATTCGTATTTTTGCCTCTCGTTCTCGTCGTAACCGCAGCACAGCTGGCTACGTCACGGCTGCAAAAATATCGCGCCGCGAGCCGGGAAGCAACATCTAAAGTAACCGGCGCGATAAGCGAGATGTTCGGCAACGTGCAGGCCATTCAGGTCGCAGGCGCAGAGCACCGGGTGGCGCAGCGCTTCAGACGTCTGGGGGACGAACGCCGGAAGACGATGCTGAAGGATCGATTAATGACGGAAGTATTGGATTCGATCTTCTCCAATTCCGTTAATCTGGGCACAGGGCTGATTCTGCTGCTAGCCGCTCAGAAAATGAGGGACGGATCGTTCTCCGTCGGCGACTTCGCCGTGTTTGTCTACTACTTAACTTTCGTGACGCAGTTCATCACGAACTTCGGCAAGTTCCTGACCTTCTTCAAACAGATGAGCGTAGCGCTCGACCGTCTGACAGCCTTGCTCCAGGGCGCTTCAGCCAAGGTGCTGACCGTATTCAACCCGCTTTACCTTTCCAAGGGGGAGCGAAATGCAAGACCGGCCAAGGCAGAAGGGGTCAAGCTGGAGAATGCAATATCAGCGAGAGTGGATGAGTCCAGGCTCGATCGAATTGAATTGAACGGTTTAAGCTATCGATATCCGGATACGGGAAGAGGCATTAGAAATATAAACCTTACGCTTGAGCGCGGCTCCTTTACCGTGATTACAGGTACAATCGGATCAGGCAAGACGACGCTCGTACGCGCGCTGCTCGGACTGCTGCCGGTTACGGAAGGGACCGTCCGCTGGAACGGCAGGATCGTCGAGGATTTAGGCGCATTCTTCATCCCGCCCAGAAGCGCGTATACGGCACAAATGCCAAGATTGTACAGTGACACTTTGCGCAACAACATCTTGCTAGGACTGTCTGAGCATGATGGCAATCTTGCGAGGGCGATTCATGCCGCTGTCATGGAGTATGATGTAGAGCATTTACAGCTGGGGCTGGACACGATGATTGGGCCGCGCGGAGTCAAGCTGTCAGGCGGACAGGCGCAAAGAACGGCAGCGGCAAGAATGCTGGTGCGCGACGCCGAGCTGTACGTGTTTGACGATTTATCCAGCGCACTCGATGTCGAGACGGAGCAGAAGCTGTGGGACCGCCTGTTTGCCGCCCGAGGCGATGCTACATGCCTTGTCGTGTCGCACCGTAAAGCGGCGCTAGCCCATGCAGACCAGATCATCGTAATGGAGGATGGGCGAATCGAAGCCGAAGGGACGGCGGAACAGCTCCTGCAAAGCAGCGATTCATTCAGGAAGCTGTGGTTCGGAGAGGCTTCGTAG
- a CDS encoding transposase has protein sequence MDISMNFEEIRQTYNCEEACIDILYAEKWPHGYHCPRCGHHLAYTIRTRRLPLFECRSCHHQASLISSTVMEGSRTPLHKWFQAIYLVANPSIDINATLLAELVQVTYKTAWLILHKLRNVISQADSIEILNGNVKVNAALYGKPYNPYRLSHPQEHPLLSGASLDAQGKITYVKIKQVPKVHISQTNILRSGIDGFLKNNVDPLTEDVTIVKLRYPKFSFSPLFNLCKEANLRINANFHGIGGKHLQAYLDEYCFIINYSNKKQSTLDQLLHLCATRPSITYKALIHRDSSAPHHTGHLYAA, from the coding sequence ATGGACATATCGATGAACTTTGAGGAGATCCGTCAAACCTACAATTGCGAAGAAGCATGTATCGATATTCTATATGCGGAGAAATGGCCTCACGGTTATCATTGTCCCCGCTGCGGACATCATTTGGCCTATACGATTAGAACTCGTAGACTTCCGTTATTCGAATGCCGTTCCTGCCACCATCAGGCTTCCCTTATCTCCTCAACGGTAATGGAAGGAAGCAGGACGCCATTGCATAAGTGGTTCCAGGCCATATACTTGGTCGCTAATCCATCCATAGACATTAACGCTACGCTTCTGGCAGAGCTTGTTCAGGTTACCTACAAAACCGCCTGGCTAATCCTTCACAAGCTGCGCAATGTAATAAGCCAAGCCGATTCGATAGAGATTCTTAACGGAAACGTCAAAGTCAACGCAGCCCTATACGGCAAGCCATATAATCCTTATCGTCTATCGCACCCTCAAGAACATCCGCTGCTAAGCGGCGCTTCATTAGATGCACAGGGAAAGATCACGTACGTCAAAATTAAACAGGTACCCAAAGTACATATTTCGCAAACCAACATTCTTCGGTCCGGCATAGATGGATTTTTGAAAAATAATGTTGATCCTCTTACTGAAGACGTGACAATCGTAAAGCTTCGTTATCCGAAATTCAGCTTCAGCCCCTTATTCAACCTATGTAAAGAGGCCAACCTCCGAATAAACGCAAATTTCCACGGCATTGGCGGCAAGCACCTGCAAGCTTATTTAGATGAATATTGCTTCATTATCAACTATTCCAATAAGAAACAGTCAACATTGGACCAACTCTTGCATTTATGCGCTACACGACCTTCCATTACCTACAAAGCCTTAATTCATCGAGACTCTTCCGCTCCGCATCACACCGGTCATCTTTATGCTGCTTGA